The following are encoded together in the Lathyrus oleraceus cultivar Zhongwan6 chromosome 3, CAAS_Psat_ZW6_1.0, whole genome shotgun sequence genome:
- the LOC127131740 gene encoding uncharacterized protein LOC127131740: MSQIAQQLAGSQQQGILPSSTVTNPRENNHVNEVTTRNGKSKEVPEKSSEEEDLLLEVYLEIKENEVANEEVTSDERGVKDKVIDPKPVVKLPFPTRNKKKGQHKKNFEKFLEMFKKLELNIPFLEALEQMPTYAKFMKDIISKKRTIETNSIILTETCSAILQGMKVPVKKKDRGSVTIPCTIGDRSFKKALIDLGASISFMPLSIYKR; this comes from the coding sequence ATGAGTCAGATAGCCCAACAACTAGCGGGTTCTCAACAACAAGGCATTTTACCAAGTTCTACGGTTACTAATCCAAGAGAAAATAATCATGTGAATGAGGTGACCACAAGGAATGGTAAGTCGAAAGAAGTACCTGAGAAGAGTTCTGAAGAAGAAGACTTATTGCTTGAAGTTTATCTAGagataaaagaaaatgaggttgcGAATGAAGAGGTTACCAGTGATGAAAGAGGGGTCAAAGATAAAGTTATTGATCCAAAACCGGTCGTCAAACTGCCATTCccaacaagaaataagaagaaaggGCAGCATAagaaaaactttgagaagttCTTGGAGATGTTTAAAAAGCTTGAGCTAAACATTCCGTTCTTGGAGGCGCTTGAGCAAATGCCTACCTACGcaaagttcatgaaagacatcatctcgAAGAAGCGGACCATAGAGACTAACTCGATTATTCTAACGGAAACTTGTAGTGCcattttgcagggtatgaaggTTCCGGTGAAAAAGAAGGATCGAGGTTCTGTGACTATTCCAtgtaccattggagatagatcCTTCAAGAAAGCTCTAATTGATTTGGGAGCGAGTATAAGTTTTATGCCATTGTCTATCTATAAGAGGTAG